GTATACAAAAGGGAGTCAAAAAGTAGAAAGCTAAAATTACTGGAAGACTGAGAGACGCGAGTGGGGCACGGGATTTGGAAATTATTGCAGCTTCCAATTGATTAGTGTCGGAAATTCAGCTTACAGTATCCAAAAAGTGGGATCCACGCCAACAAAAGTGATTATTCTTCCTTGGATTGAGGTGTTGCTTACGACTGACTGGTTTGTTTCAATGTTAAAATGGGCCCTCCACCCAGGGGTTAATCAATCAAACTCACCAGCAAAACATGCTCAATGAGCGATTTACAAATGTACGCACAACACATCACAAATATTCTTCTGGTCTGCAGAGATAAAAATTCATTCTTGTACTGCGTAGCCAATTCTTTTAACAAAattagatatacatgtatatagttTCTATAGAGAAACAAAAAGAGAAAGTGAAGTGACTTGCAGTTGGGGACTTGAATGGAATTTGCCACTTCCTGCCACCCAAAATCTGGGTTACAACTTACATTCCTGGATGAAAACATCTGTAAATTCTGGTAGTTAACAGGAATGAGAATGGAAGAAAGTAAAGTACCCGCCCATTACTGATTTTGTATTGCTATCAAATTGAAATCTTGTGGGCTTGCAAGTTACAGTGCTGGCTAGATAAAAACATCTGTGATTTCCGTAGTTAACAGGAATGAGAATCATAGTACCCGCCCATTACTGAATTTGGATTCCTATCAAATCGAAAACTTGGGGGCTTGTCTGTGTACAATGGATTGAAATGATCCAACACTGTTTAATTATCCGAGGCTGCTGATAAACTAGAGCAAAAGGGAAGGAAAACAAGATTTGGGCTAATAAACCAAAAAAAAGGTGGGAGAGTGGGGGAGGAAATCAAACGACCAGAATGCTAGCCATGCTTGCCTAAGATGTGGATGCAGAAGCCGATGCAGATATGGAGGCAGAATGGTTGAATCTCTGAAGCTCGATCATTCGGGCGTAATGCCCATCTGGATAATGGTGAAGAAGGTGCTTGTGGGAGCCCTGTTCCACCACTTTACCGTCGTCTATGACTGCAATTACATCGGCATTTCGAATTGTGGAAAGTCTGTGCGCCACAACGACTGTCGTCCTCGACTTCATCATCCGGTCCAAGGCATTCTGTACGGTCTTCTCAGACTCTGCATCAAGAGCACTCGTAGCTTCGTCGAGAAGAAGTATGGAGGGATTCTTGAGTATGGCCCTGGCAATGGCCACACGCTGCTTCTGACCGCCTGACAGCTGCACGCCACGCTCACCCACTTTTGTCCTGTAACCATCTGGTAAAGAACAGATGAATTTGTGGGCATTGGCGGCATCTGCTGCGGCGATGACTTCGGTCTCAGTGGCCCCCTCTCTGCCGTACACAATATTGTCGAAAATGGTGGCGGCGAACAGGGCAGGCTCCTGCTGCACAAGTCCAATGTGGCGGCGAAGCGATTGGAGGTTGTATTTTCGGATGTCTTTTCCGTCAATCAGAATTCGGCCCCCAACCGGGTCGTAGAAGCGCTGAATCAACGCAATCACGGAGCTTTTCCCGGAGCCACTCGCACCGACCAGTGCCAGAGACTTGCCGGGCCGTACCTTGAGCGTGAGGTCTCTGAAGACCTGCACGTCTGGTCGAGATGGGTAGCAGAATTCAACGTGTTTGAGATCGATGTCGCCTTTCAGAGTCGTTGCCTTTACTGCCTCCGGGTCGTCAGGCTCAATTTCCGTCTTTCTGTCCAGCAATTGGAAAACTGAACGGATTGCTCTGCCTCCTTTTACGATGTCCGGCGCTATGGTCAGAGTTTCTGCGGCTCCATTGGCGGACACCATGAGCACCATGAAGACTCTGATCACTTTACCGAAGTCTGAGAGTTGGTGTTTCACCAGCCATGAAGCGTACCAGAGGCCAATGCCGTAGGAGGCGTAGAGTAGGAATTGGGCGAGCCCGAATCCGCTCCCTGCTATCTGCCCCTTCCAAAAGCATTTCTTCAATGGGGCGTCTAGCTTTGCCTTGAGTAGCTCCACTATCTTGCGCTCTGAATTGAATGCCTGCACTGTCCGGACATTTCCCACTGCTTCGCCCGCGATCATGGTGGCTTTGGCATGGTTGCCTTCTAAGTCTCCCCCGAAGCCCTTCATGAACATTTTCTGTAACAGTTCCCAAAACCCAGTCAATTTCAAAGGTTAATTGGTATGCCAGCGAATATTGGATTTAGTTCTTGATTGTTTTTAAGGTTTACCTGCAAAAGTGTGGCGGCCACCACAACTGGGAAAACTGCAATGAGAACCAATGCCAGCCTCCACTGCAATACAAAGCCTATGGTACAGGCTACTAGCATTAAGGCCGTGTTCTGCACTATCATGGAAATCCTGTCTCCAATGGCCGACCTTACGTTGCCTGAATCCGAGGCCAATCGCGCCGCCACTTGGCTGCTGTTGTTCTCTTCCAGATCAAACCAGCTCACCTCGTTTCTCAGTATAGCTGCCACATCAATACATCAATATAGGAGAAAAAAAATTAAACCAATGGGTTTCATGGAAATTTTGAGAATTTTACATGGGCAATgaacatttcagatcacttcccaTAATCAATCGCATCAGGATGATGAAGAGCTCAAGGAGATGGTGGATCACGGAGATTATTTTCTGTAATTCCTacatcaggatgatgaagagagaaggtggATTGTAGAGGATGATCCGAAATGTAATGTTGAtagaaaaaagttttaaaaattgaATCCAAACAATAGGAATAGCAATCAACCTTatgaattgtggaaatctgatTAACATTTCTAATTGAAACAGTAACAATTAAGAAAACGACAGAATTCCAAATTAAGAACCTCCATATCAGAGTATTTTACCTGCAAACATCTTTTCTCGGACGCGTTTGGTGAGATtctctccaacaatctcccaaaaagaatgctgCAATGTATTGAATACCAGGGCTGCAAAGGATATACCAATCAAAATATAGCAGTATTTTCTGATTTCGTTTTTTATATAAGAGGGATCCGGATTGTAATAAATGCTCAGCACAGCGCTGAGAATGTAAGCGAACAGAGCACTAATGGAACCGCAGGCCATGGATCCCACAGAGCCAATGAGAGCATAGCCCCATTCAGGAGCATTCATTTTAACTAATCTCCAGAACGATCCTGCTTGCTCCTTGAACGGCACTTTCTCCATTTTGTAAGCCATATTGGCTTCCACTGATGTACTGAAATCGGAAGTCGAGAAATCCGAAAGCCTCTTGGAATACGGCGATCGTCCATAGGAAGAATTTCTTCCAATTATGGGCGAGCTCACAGAATTCCGGGCACTAGATGGCCTGAAATTGAACAGTAAAATGCAAGTTAGTACTTACATGGTTGACAGAATTCTGTTAACTTTCTAAAAACACTGAATCTGAGCACCCATGTCAGTTCAGTAATCTGAAAAAGAAACTGAATTACCTGGCACTACTCTTCCTGGGATTATTGCCACCGTATTCATTGGCATTCTCTTGAAGTTTGATAAGCGCTGCGTAAGCCCCATCCTCGCCCTTTGATATAAGCTCGTCATGAGTTCCCATTTCCAAAATGCTCCCCTGCTGAACTACTGCCACCAGATCGGCCTTCCTGATGGTTGACAAACGATGTGCCACAACTACAGTTGTTCTCCCGATCATGAAACGATCAAGAGCCTCCTGGACCAGTTTTTCCGATTCAGCATCCAGAGCACTGGTGGCTTCGTCTAGAAGAAGTATGGCGGGGTTCTTGAGCATTGCTCTGGCTATTGCAATGCGCTGCTTTTGACCTCCAGATAGCTGTACTCCTCGTTCCCCAACCTGCACGATTCGTATTCTACAAAATTGAGATCCTTACTGTACAATGGCTGTTCATAACCGGACGGAAAAGAATTAAAAGGATAATCTTGAAAGTGGGTTGACAATACCTGTGTATCATAGCCGTCCGGAAGCTTTGTGATAAACGAATGGGCATTAGAAACCCGAGCGGCTTCTTCCATTTCCACCTGTGTGGCATCCTCTCTTCCCAGCAGCATGTTTTCCTTGATACTCGTTGCAAACAGTGCCGGTTCCTGGCTCACCAGTCCTATCTGCTGCCTAAGCCATTTCAACTGCAAAGTTTTGATGTTGTGACCGTCTAGCAGCACATCACCTTAATTGCCCAAAGAAGAAAAAAGTTAATCAACATATTTTTTTGGCTTTCAATTATAATCTATGTTGGGTAAGTCATGATATATAGAATACCTGCAATGGGGTCGTAGAATCGTTCGATCAGAGCAACTACAGTACTCTTTCCAGAGCCACTCCTCCCAACCATGGCGACAGTTTTCCCCGCGGGAATGTTGAGTGAAAACCCACTGAGAATGGGCATTTCGGGTCTGGATGGATATGAAAAGCTCACGTTTCGTAGCTCCACTTGACCACTGACTGTGGGTAATGTAGCTCCAGTGGAATGATTTCTGTCAATCTTAGGCCTGTGCTCTATAGTCTGAAATATGTTCACTGCAGCAGATTTCGCCTTGGCAAATGCCGTCATACTGGGAGCCGCTTGCCCCAAAGCCCTGCAATTTACACACATACAAATTACCAATCACCTCTGCAACCACACCCAAAAACAGAGGACAGAGGGATAAAGGGTAGGTAACATACAATCCACCGATCATGACCGAAAAAATTGTTGATATGGCCAATCCTCCGTTAGTATCATGGTGCCTGACAAGCAAGCCTCCATACCAGAGAAGCAGCGCATAACAACAAAAGATGACGCAAAAAGTGGCTCCCAGTCCGAATCCTTTTACCAGCCCGCTTCTGTAGCCGATCTTCTGAGCGACCTTCAGTGCCGCAGAATAACCCTGCATAGCTTTCTCCTCACCAACGAACGAGAAAACCGTGCGAATTTGAGCCAAGGTCTGCAGAAGTTATTCCAGATGTCCCAGAAATCAGACATCAAGCCAGACCCAATTTAATTCAATACAATTCAATTCAATATCCTGAAAATATACCTGCTCTGCAATTTTGCCAGCCTCTGCATGAGCATCCTGGCTCTTTGATGAAAGCTTGGTTAGCGTTACAGTGTAAACAGCCCCAAAAATAGCAATCAGTGGCACCACAGCAAGCGTCAGCAAAGCCAGTTGCCAAGCGGTAGTGAATCCAACCACAAATCCCGATACAAAAGTTGCCATATAATGTATGAAATTTCCAAGCTGCGGATTAATACACATAATAATATCAGCATACCTAGCAATTCACCATAACAACCCCCaaagattgaattttgaaatggGTAAAACTGACCCGCTCACTAATTGCATCTTGCACAGCCACAATAT
This genomic stretch from Cryptomeria japonica chromosome 8, Sugi_1.0, whole genome shotgun sequence harbors:
- the LOC131043755 gene encoding ABC transporter B family member 1; protein product: MSFGSHREIKRVEQWKWAEIQGLELIVTPHKVSPPATSSSLSPMEELGATSGDHSAAGDGSGDHSQGQNLGNEVKEEEKAPSFPFFKLFAFADGLDYVLMGLGTVGAIVHGSSLPVFLRFFSSLVNSFGSNTGNPDKMMQEVLKYAFDFLIVGAAIWASSWAEISCWMWTGERQSAKLRIKYLEATLNQDIEYFDTDARAGDIINTISCDIVAVQDAISERLGNFIHYMATFVSGFVVGFTTAWQLALLTLAVVPLIAIFGAVYTVTLTKLSSKSQDAHAEAGKIAEQTLAQIRTVFSFVGEEKAMQGYSAALKVAQKIGYRSGLVKGFGLGATFCVIFCCYALLLWYGGLLVRHHDTNGGLAISTIFSVMIGGLALGQAAPSMTAFAKAKSAAVNIFQTIEHRPKIDRNHSTGATLPTVSGQVELRNVSFSYPSRPEMPILSGFSLNIPAGKTVAMVGRSGSGKSTVVALIERFYDPIAGDVLLDGHNIKTLQLKWLRQQIGLVSQEPALFATSIKENMLLGREDATQVEMEEAARVSNAHSFITKLPDGYDTQVGERGVQLSGGQKQRIAIARAMLKNPAILLLDEATSALDAESEKLVQEALDRFMIGRTTVVVAHRLSTIRKADLVAVVQQGSILEMGTHDELISKGEDGAYAALIKLQENANEYGGNNPRKSSARPSSARNSVSSPIIGRNSSYGRSPYSKRLSDFSTSDFSTSVEANMAYKMEKVPFKEQAGSFWRLVKMNAPEWGYALIGSVGSMACGSISALFAYILSAVLSIYYNPDPSYIKNEIRKYCYILIGISFAALVFNTLQHSFWEIVGENLTKRVREKMFAAILRNEVSWFDLEENNSSQVAARLASDSGNVRSAIGDRISMIVQNTALMLVACTIGFVLQWRLALVLIAVFPVVVAATLLQKMFMKGFGGDLEGNHAKATMIAGEAVGNVRTVQAFNSERKIVELLKAKLDAPLKKCFWKGQIAGSGFGLAQFLLYASYGIGLWYASWLVKHQLSDFGKVIRVFMVLMVSANGAAETLTIAPDIVKGGRAIRSVFQLLDRKTEIEPDDPEAVKATTLKGDIDLKHVEFCYPSRPDVQVFRDLTLKVRPGKSLALVGASGSGKSSVIALIQRFYDPVGGRILIDGKDIRKYNLQSLRRHIGLVQQEPALFAATIFDNIVYGREGATETEVIAAADAANAHKFICSLPDGYRTKVGERGVQLSGGQKQRVAIARAILKNPSILLLDEATSALDAESEKTVQNALDRMMKSRTTVVVAHRLSTIRNADVIAVIDDGKVVEQGSHKHLLHHYPDGHYARMIELQRFNHSASISASASASTS